TATATTATCAGTGGCAAATATTTCATATCTATTTACATTCTTTTTTTCTTTCTGGGAGTCTAGAGTCTAAAGAAAGAAATAATCACACTTCATATTTTCCTTTTACACCGATTGAGTGTACAAAAGCTCCTTGCCAAAATCAAGGGCTGCAACCCGGTTAATACAAAATCAGATATATCCTATTTCATAATCCAAAAATATTTAATGAGCAAATAAGCATCCTCACAACAATCTGCGAATTACTTTTTTTCATCGTTCAAAAGGCGGCTAAGCTATGCCTTTGATAAATCACTTCATGTGACTACTTCAATATGTCGTCAAACTTTTAATCTTTCAGTGATATATGTCACCGAATAGCTCATCTTGAATATGATCATATGTATGTCCATGTCATATCAATCAATCTCATTAATTCATACAAATCATGTGCCCGATTTCGATCTGTTAATATCAATCAGAATTATCCTATATCGCATTATTCCACCACCCTCAGGTAAGAATAACGTAGAATTTGCTATACAACACCCAGTCTTTTTTACCATCAGTTCAATGGGACTTAAAAGAACAACTTCGGATGCACTTTTCATTTTGTGAGAAATATGCGATAAATCGATTTGGGATTGAAGATGAAGGATTCGAGAATGGAGTTAAGATGATATGAGGAAGTTCGGTTTTCTGCATACACCGAACTTCCCTGAACTGTACGTGCTACACTAATTCACTTTCCGAAAAGAAGAAGGCAACTTCAATTTTTCCGTTTTCGGGCGAGTCAGAACCATGCACGATATTCTCGCCTTTGTTGTCCGCAAATAATTTACGGATAGTTCCTTCCGCAGCATCTTTCGGATCAGTTGCACCAATAAGCATCCGATAATCTGCCACTGCATTTTCTTTTTCTAACGCAATAGGAACGCAGAGACCGCTGGTCATAAATTCTATGAGGCCTGAATAGAACGGTCGACCTTTATGAACGGCATAAAAAGCGCCGGCAGCTTCTTTTGTCA
The genomic region above belongs to Ignavibacteriales bacterium and contains:
- the ndk gene encoding nucleoside-diphosphate kinase: MEVERTLAILKPDCIRKNLQGEVLARIQKAGFKILGFKQIRLTKEAAGAFYAVHKGRPFYSGLIEFMTSGLCVPIALEKENAVADYRMLIGATDPKDAAEGTIRKLFADNKGENIVHGSDSPENGKIEVAFFFSESELV